The genomic stretch tgacatattgctgACATGAAGCTGTTCAGATGAGATAATGAAGTTCAAGAAGGTGCTGATGAATGGGTTTGAGATGATAGCTATGGAAAATATGGTATATTTTGTAGGAATGAAAATTATGTACTCTGAAAAGGATATCATTTTGCATCAGCTGAAGTATGAATTTGAACTTTTGAAGAGATTTGAGCTTACAAATTGCAAGACTGCAATCACACCTGTTGAGACGAATCACAAGCTGGATTCTGATATTAAGGGTGATGATGTAATTGCTACAACTTTTAAACAGTTGGTTGAATCATTGAGGTATCTGTGTTACACCATATCTGATATCTGTTATGCAGTTGAAATGGTGAGTAGGTTTATGAACAAACCAAAGTGGTCATATTACCAAGTTGCTGTCAGGATACTGAGGTACATTAAAGGGGCTCTGAGGTATGGAGTGTTATTCCCTTTTGGTGTTAAATATGACTCATAATTGATATGCTATTAAGATTTagattggtgtggagacagagttgacagaagaagtacttcTAGATATTTCTTCAAGTATCTGGAAAGTTCGATCTGTTGGtgctccaagaagcaaccagtGGTTACATTGTCAACCTGTGAAGCTGAGTATATTGCAAGTGTTTTGTCTGCGTGTCAGGCTATTTGACTTATGAATTTgttgcaggatctgaagatcaatGTGAACAagcctctgaagctgatgattgacaacaaataAGCCACAAGGCTTGCCAAGAATCCAGTGTTGCATGGAAGAAAAGCATATTGACACAAAGTTTCATTTTCTAAGGAATCAAGTTTTGAATGGAGTGCTAGAAGTCGTACACTATAGTACTCAGAAGCAACTTGCACATGTGCCGATTAAAGCTTTGAAGATTAAACACTTTATCCACCCGAGGGATGAAATTGATATTATAGAATTTAATTAGCTGAATATGAATTTAGGAATGATGTTAAAAGTAATTCATATTCATAAGCAATTTTCTGACTCAGTAGCAGAAGCTTCTGAGATTGCGATTTCAAAAGTAATGTTTAGCTTCTGAGTTGTAGTTGGTTTTAAGTTTTTAGAAAGGGCACTACTCAGCTAGCGTATATTAATATTTTGCCTACGTGATGtttttgtttgtgtatataaacCTATGAAGCACGGACACTCCAAAAGCGACTCTGACACTGACACAGAAACACCgttaataattttaaaaaatgaataaattaaacGTAATCACAAGTGTCGGTGCAGGTGTCAAACACCGACACAAACACTGACACGCATTTTTTCAAGGTGAATGCAATCAATAGGGTTTCTTTTTAAAGTTAGTTAGCTTTATTTTATCTCTCTCTCCATTTTCATTATTCATGATCTTCGTCTTCAATTTTTAGCCCCAACAACAACAAATTAACATATTTCAACAACTATAGTAACTCTTGGACTTCGACAGAGTTTACTATAACACTAACTTATAATCATAAGCTACCCACTTTAAATTAACACCATTATAATGTAGTAAGCCATATATAATAATCACACTTATAGCATCATAATTTGTATATTATAAATATGAATTAGTCCATTAATTCAACTATAACGTGGAAGAAAAATCGAGCCCGCTTAACACCAACCATATAGTTTCCTCGTGATCTAGCAATGTACAGTTGTCACATGCATGCAGTCAACATCAGATTAATATACTTCTCTAAGAATGATAATTCATTAGATAGAGGGTTGTGTAATGCACTCTCAGTCCAAGCCACCACCCTCACCATACTCACTATTACGAGAATTTTGCACTAATCATGGAAGAAGATTTATTGTTCTGCCATTTTACCAATATTACTtttcatttattattttttcaaattattattaGTGTACGATGTGTCCCGTGTATGATAATTTAATAATATAGAGCTGGACTAAGAGTCATGAAccttattttttttaaaaattgtttaTATCTTTAAGGAAAGAACATAAAAGTCATTATTATAAATTAATAAAACGGGTAAATGAATAAGAATGATTTTTTTACTAGTAAATTGTAAATAAGACATTCTTAAAAATGTTTTGACCGTGAATATTTTTTTAAATAGTAAAATTTTATTGGCAATAATTTTTCAATGCTATTATTTTGATTAACTTAATATTCACCAACATATACACTCCCTCGTAATTCCGTCCAAATTCCATGGACAAACTCAAACTGATTATATAGTTGCCTATAAATGTTATTGTACGTTGAGCAGAGTCTTGGCCTCAGCAACTTACTTTCTTCATCCTAAATTTCTCTGTCTTGTCTCCAACAAACTTGTGTAAGTTCCTCTCTCTCATAACACTCTCTCACACACACAAACGCTGTCTCTTCAGAATTCAGATTCATTCTTTCTGTTTTTTGACAGACCCTTCTCTTTTTCTCTCCCCTCAATCATATTATTATTCTCaatttttcatttctttttgtACTATTTGCTTCcattgacttttgttgactttctttctctattcaataataataatatccTTTCTTTCTCTTACTTACAGAATTCAGTTCCTAACTAAAATGGGTCTTGAAATACAACAACAATGTGTCCAGCTTTCAAATATTGCACTTTCTGATACTCATGGTGAAAACTCACCTTACTTTGCTGGATGGAAAGCCTATGATGAAAACCCTTATCATGAGTTTACCAACTCTTCTGGTGTTATACAAATGGGATTAGCAGAGAATCAAGTATGTCTATCTTAACATAATATCATTCTTTTCAACTTAATATCTATACTTCTATTCAAGTAAATCTAATTATTAATGTACTTTTTCCAGGTTTCATTTGATTTGGTAGAAAAATACTTGAAAGATCACCCTGAGGATTATAAAGGTTTTAGAGAGAATGCATTATTTCAAGACTATCATGGTCTTATATCCTTCAGAACTGCAATGGCAACCTTCATGGAACAAATAAGAGGCGGTAGAGCCATATTTGATCCACAAAGAATTGTCATTACTGCTGGTGCAACTGCTGCCAATGAGCTCTTAACCTTCATTCTTGCTAACCCCGGCGATGCTTTGCTTGTTCCTACTCCTTACTATCCTGGGTAACAATCTATACCATGCAACCAATCAATTGCTTAAACTATATAATGATGATGAATAATTTGTATACTTACCTTTTTCTTTCACTTTTGTAGGTTTGATAGAGATTTAAGGTGGAGAACTGGTGTAAACATAGTGCCAATTCACTGCAACAGTTCTAACAATTTCCAAAGTACACCACATGCTTTACAAGCTGCTTATAAAGAAGCTGAATCAATGAACATGAAAGTGAGTGGAgtactcataacaaacccttcAAACCCTTTAGGTGTAACAATTCAACGTTCCATTCTAGAAGAGATTCTGGACTTTGTGACAAAAAAGAATATCCACCTCATCTCAGACGAAATCTACTCAGGCTCAGTCTTTTCTTCCAATGAGTTCGTAAGCGTAGCTGAAATTCTCGAAGCTCGTAGTTACAAAGGTGCCGAAAGAGTTCATATTGTTTATAGTCTTTCTAAAGACCTCGGTCTACCTGGTTTCAGAGTTGGAACAGTTTATTCATACAATGATAAGGTTGTGACAACAGCAAGAAGAATGTCGAGTTTTACCTTAATATCCTCACAAACACAACAGTTTTTGGCTAATATGTTATCAGACAAGGAGTTTACAGAAAAGTACATTAAGATTAATAGAGAGAGATTGAAGAAGAGATATGAAATTATAGTTGAGGGTTTGAGAAGTGTTGGAATAGAGTGTTTGAAAGGGAATGCAGGGTTGTTTTGTTGGATGAATATGAGTGGACTGTTGAAGGAGACAAGTAAGGAAGGTGAATTAGAACTTTGGAAAGAGATATTGAATGAAGTGAGATTGAATATATCACCAGGGTGTTCTTGTCATTGTTCAGAAGCAGGTTGGTTCAGAGTGTGTTTTGCAAATATGAGTGAAGAAACTCTGGAAATTGCATTGGAGAGAATACGTAAATTCATGGCGAAAAGAACAAAGACAAAGAAAGAATAATGGCATGCTATATTTGACAATTATTTCATTAGTTTTCATATATTATTTGTATTTTTTAAAATGGTTAATTGATGATCATTTTGATAAATTCTTTGTCGGTGATATGAGGAAACTGTAAGCTGTTAAAAACAGACTCACCTGAAGTGTATGTAGTAGTTCTTGTTTGCTTGCTTTAATACTGAGCAAGTTCCTTGGAAACTCTCTTTGTTGTAACATTTTAATTAAAGTGAAATCAAGCTTCTTAATTTTATTAATTGTATGTGCCATTATTTAAGGAGTAAGTAGTCAGTTATTCTTATATCTGTGTTTTTAATGCTTACAATTCCTCTAAATTAATCAATATTTCAAAATTTTCTTATATGGGAACAAACTTATCAGGTGATAAGTTTTTTGGTTTTTTGGGATGGAATGTCTGAGTTTGAAACTTTAGGTGGATCCGACATTTCCTTGTTTGGGAGAAGGAGTTTTTTTTTCAGGAGTTGCTCAACCTTGTTACGGGTGTGGTTAGAGTTGGTCGGGACAACTCTTGGGTTTAGAAACCTAATCCAACATGGGTATTCTCGGTGAAGTCTTCATATCCTTTTTACCTTGGTTGAATTTAACATTATTTGAAAAATTACTTTTTATGACAACGATTTCACCTCAGACATAAAAAAATTGAGGTAAAATTCCTGAACACACCctgtttttttttaaatacaaCATATTCCATCGATTATTTTGAAATCTGATAGATAAACTTATGCAGTGTACATGTTTCGAATTCCAACAGCTTCAGATTAGGTTTTTATCTCATTAAAAGTGACGTTTtcttgaatattttatttttaatctaaaacTACGAAACTGTTCATCTCAATTTTCTTTCCAACAAAAGTGAATATGTTTCTCTGATATATATAACTTTAACTTGTAGCATTCAATTTCACTTGTCTAAACAACATAAACACAACCCTAACGAAGAGCCTTAACAAAAATGCCATAAACAACGCGAGTCATAAACACATATCATCTCCAAATCATTttcttttacttcttcttcagTGATCTGGTATGTCAAACATCAATATtcatattgttgttgttgttgttgttgttgtgttgtttAGATCCAAAACTCTAGAAGTTTTctcttgttgtttttgttgttttaaCAGATTTATATTATAGgtttattgatgttgttgttcttgttgttgagaCTCGTTATCGTTATTGAGACCCTAAATCCTAGAGGCTTaatcttgttgttgttgttgttgtttttgctAATTAATCAGATTTATGTTATTGgtttattgatgttgttgttcttgttgttgtgACCCTAAAACCTTAGAGGTTGTTTATTGATGTTattgttcttgatgttgttaaTTGTTCttttgtgttgttgtttaatgTAAGTTGATGTTTTTTAGTTGAGTTTATTAAATCTATATGTTGTAGTTTAGTTGTTAGTATTGCGTTTGAGTTTGGGATTGATATTGAGATTGAGATTGAGATTATGTTTTTTGTGGTTCTTTGTGCAACTCTCATCTTGTTCCGTCGAGTTGAGTTTATTATTCTAATGTCGATTTGTTTGTTTAACTAATCTCTCTTTGAACATATAACCTATTAAATTGATTTTGGAAATGATCATAAGAAAAATTATGTTGTATTAGAAATATATCTTACACTGATTAATGTTTTTCTAATATTCTGCAACTCATCATTTATCTCATACTCTTTTATGGTTAAAGTCTCTCTAATACTTCCAATTTTTGTTCAACTTTCTTTCGTATTTGTTTATTTTTCAAAGCATCAAATTTTATGCATTCAAGAATGAATTAGTAGAAAAGTAAGTGTTGAATAAATAACTTGAAACATTGAAGAGATTTTGACCATGAAAGAACGTGAGATGAGTTATTAGTTAAAGGATGCTTCAAAGTCATTAGTCAATGTGCgttgttcttcaaatataacataattgttcatataattatttACCTAAACCAATTTTGAGAAGTTATATGTTCAATATAAGGTTTAGTGAAATAAGAAATTCACATTAGATTTAATAAACTCAAAGTTGTGTTTACCCATCGATTTTATGAGAAACCCGGGATGAAAAAGTGGTATACCCGTCGGTGAAATGTCAAAACTGAGGGGACATGTGTTTTCTCCATTTCAAAATTCTAAAAGGGTCTCCATGGAGATCGAACCCATGACCTTTACACAATACCCGTCGATTTTTTTTTATATCCAAAGGTAAAATGTGCATTTTTCATGACGTCCTTCGTTACCTCGCTTGTGAAACCGATGTAAGACCTCTTTTTTAACAGAGGTAAAAGGCGTTTTTTATTGTAATGTAGGGAGGGTAGGTCAGACATTGTTTTGTGGAGTCTAACCAGGATGGAAGAGTTGGGTGCCTTCCAAAATTATTGTGTTATCTTCAGAATAAGTTGCTAACAAAGCAAGATCTTTTGAGGCAGAAAATCGTTTCTGGTTTATGTAATATGGGGTGTGTTGTGTATGTTAATGAGATTGAGTCCACCGAGCATCTTTTTGTCTTCTGTGAGGTAGACTTAACTATTTGGTATAGATTTCTTACGTGGTTGGGCCGTCCTAGTTCCCTTCCACAATCAATCTTAGGCGTATTCAAGTTGTTTCAGGGTCTAGGTCTCGGTAAGAACATTCTTTAGGTATGGTCTCAATTTAGCATTCGGTAGTTTGGACTATTTATAAAATGAGGAATATTGTTTTGTTTTATAGAGAAGGCTTGTCGGTTAATCATATGATGCCTATAATTATTACTTTAGTGGGGAAGTGAGTCCATTCCCACGCTCTGGGTTTTTACGGTACTTTGTTACATTGGAAGCGGGACACGCTCAATTAGCTTGCCTATTACGAGTGTGTTGATGGCCAGCTGCCCTCCTTTTATTTTGTGTAGGTGGTCGTGTTCTCACTACTACGGAGAAGTGATTTCCCCTCTCTCTGAATGTCAATTGTGCCCGAGGTTTCTAGACAGGATGAATCTTTGTTCTGGCTGGCTTGGTGTTTTTAGTGGACTTTCGCTCTTTTATTTTTGTTCTTGTTTCGTGTTGGCCTTTTAGCGTGCTTCCTGCTCTTGCACACTACTGATGCTCTCTATTCATTTGTTTCTTTTGTATTGTTATTATATGGTCCATTTGTTCCTTTTGTAACCTTTTGTATTATTATTATATGGTTCATGTTTTGCTATTAAAAAAAATTCACCAAGTTAACTTAATTTCACTCATATTTACACTATAAAATAAGAGGTTTTTTTTAGCCTTGGTCAAATGTATAAAGTTGTTGCAAAATGACTTTATCCCAAAGAAGAAAAAAAGATAAATCTAATTGCCAAAATTTGTATTCATTATAAATATATTTGCATCGACGTCATAAATTACATCGTTGCAATACATTATACGTAGCAGTATATAAGTCAACTCTTTATATTAGATTGTCACTACTACAAAATACACCTAAGTAACATGCTACTACCTCAACCATAAAGCCAACAAAAGTAAGAGCTCTTATTTAGCCGCCtgcatttttttcttcttttattaAAAGACATTTCAATACCGTCCATATTAATAACTGTAGTGATAGATAAACGCATACAAGGTTCGAATCCCAGCACCAccattttttcttttttgttttgttACAAACTAGGCGTATCACTTAAAATCTATTTTTGTATTAAAATTAAAATACCTTTCACCACTGTGTTGAATAGAAACCATTGTGAAATGAACTTACATTTAATCACGATTATTTTTATCAAACCGTAGTGAAAACTATAACTTATATTTAAGTGAAAACTATAACTTATATTTAAGTGAAAATATATTGATAGAGAATAGGGGGTACTCAATCCTACAAGCACCATTACAATTTTATAAAATCCCAATGACTTTTACACTAATCATAAAAAGTGAAACTCGCCCTATGTTTGACACCGTAAGTGATCCAAAACAAAGATATAATTTAATATTAGACACAACAATCAACTGAGGTAATAAGATTGTTGAACATGATATAGTTCCCCATCACCATAAATACAAAACGACAACCATCTCAATCAATCAGACACTCTTTTAACAAAACCATATCACTCTCTCACGCCTTATCCTTACAACTTCTACATAAAACTCTAACATATCTTCTTCGAATCTTATAGACCAAGAAAATGTGTTACACAAAACTCATTTCTTTCACTTCTTCTTCACATTTTAGGGATGTATACATTTCCCCCTTTTATGTTATGAGATGTGatatttttgatgatttttttagATATATTAATGTTTTCTTGAGCTATTTTTTTAATGATAAAAGTTGTAAGTTGTTGATGATTTTGTATTTGTTGAGCTATGTTGTATGTTGTGTTATAATATACCTTGTTGatgataaaagttgtatgttgttgagCTATGTTATATACTGTTTAAAGTATGTTGTTGTTGATCAAAGTTCTATGTTATTTAAGTTATGTTGTTCACCATAAAAGTTCAATTTTGCTTAAGGTATattgttgttgataaaagttctatgttgtttaaggtatgttgttgttgataaaagtcTTATGGCATtgatgcctttgtttttgttgagCTATGTTGTATGTTGTTATTGATAAACGTActatgttgttgatgattttttTTGAGATATGTTATATGTTGTTTAAAGTATGTTGTTATTGATAAAAGTTCTCTGTCattgatgattttgtttttgtaATCTATATTGTATGTTATTGTTGATAAAAGTTctatgttgttgatgattttatttttgttgataATGTTATTACCCATAATTCACCCTCTCTTGTATTTGGAGTTACTTGTCCAACAATTattgatgacttctcggcaagtgtgTCGATAGTGTCACAGTAATAAAAGATCGAATCCACAGGGACTCTGTTCGAACAAACCAACAATTGTGCAATATAAAGGGAAAAAAGtaaattggggggggggggggggggggaggggtCATGTTTTTAGACGGAAAACAAATTATGAGTTTGAAACAGAAGTAATTAAGACAGTTAGGTTGTGTATTAGAATTCCCTTATCCTCTCTTGTTATGATGCCTTATATGAATGGTTTTATTCTTATAATCTCACAGCGAATTAACAAAACTGTTATAGccgatccctcacgaaataactcactaaccaaTACTCAGAGCTTTATATCCCTAGTCCACCAGCGTAAGTAGGGTTAGGGGATGTACATGATGTTAATTCCTTATGCCACTACTCAGGGTCTCCTATCCatattcaaccagcgtaagtagAACAGTTGTCCAAGATCCAACACACAGGCTATAGGTCAATAATACCTATTGATCCGCTATCGCGCGCGGGTCAAAATGAGTGTTTTTCAAAAACGTAGTACAGCGACAATTTTAACTCGGATATCGTTCtctcaaggattcttgattattattattcAAAGGTAAATCTAATTAAAGGGGGGGTGTTTGAtttggtgttcgattaagaaaaagtgattattaaaagcaattcttgaaataagctgttatgaaaaagtgattatgaaataattcaatctaccgattcagttcctactatcatcgattaatgTAATTTTAATATCCTAAGCGGATTGTCTATTCCTATTTGAATACAAACTCAACGACAAGTGCagtgaagtttgtgagatgtatgatcctattgtctgaattaagcaaacgggataagTTTTCACGGATTAAGCAACATGATTGATCAGACATaaaaacgaattaagcaaacgtgacatgcctatgttaggatcatacaatcaaccaaattgaatcaatatattttatgcaatcgaattaagcatacaagaacacaaaatatcattgaaaggaattaaactaaaattaacattataataatctcaagttttggaacctgaattacGACAGATCGAATAagagggattagttctccatggaattcgtacaagctttcaaattttcgtgaatagtgatACTGTCTACTGTTTTCGGCTGCttaggttataggaaaagt from Lathyrus oleraceus cultivar Zhongwan6 chromosome 7, CAAS_Psat_ZW6_1.0, whole genome shotgun sequence encodes the following:
- the LOC127101869 gene encoding 1-aminocyclopropane-1-carboxylate synthase 7, with the translated sequence MGLEIQQTCAQLSNIAVSDTHGENSPYFAGWKAYDENPYHEFTNSSGVIQMGLAENQVSFDLVEKYLKDHPEDYNGFRENALFQDYHGLISFRSAMATFMEQIRGGRAIFDPQRIVITAGATAANELLTFILANPGDALLVPTPYYPGFDRDLRWRTGVNIVPIHCNSSNNFQITPQALQAAYDEAQSMNMKVSGVLITNPSNPLGVTIQRSILEEILDFVTKKNIHLISDEIYSGSVFSSNEFVSVAEILEARSYKGAERVHIVYSLSKDLGLPGFRVGTVYSYNDKVVTTARRMSSFTLISSQTQQFLANMLSDKEFTEKYIKINRERLKKRYEIIVEGLRSVGIECLKGNAGLFCWMNMSGLLKETSKEGELELWKEILNEVRLNISPGCSCHCSEAGWFRVCFANMSEETLEIALERIRKFMAKRTKTKKE